A genomic segment from Pelobates fuscus isolate aPelFus1 chromosome 7, aPelFus1.pri, whole genome shotgun sequence encodes:
- the LOC134569131 gene encoding histidine-rich protein PFHRP-II-like, whose product MQLCMHSPALCTHHAALHAHHAALRAHHAALRAHHAALRAHHAALRAHHAALRAHHAALRAHHAALRAHHAALRAHHAALRAHHAALRAHHAALRAHHAALRAHHAALRAHHAALRAHHAALRAHHAALRAHHAALRAHHAALRAHHAALRAHHAALRAHHAALRAHHAALRAHHAALRAHHAALRAHHAALRAHHAALRAHHAALRAHHAALRAHHAALRAHHAALRAHHAALRAHHAALRAHHAALRAHHAALRAHHAALRIHTCFRILFL is encoded by the exons ATGCAGCTCTGCATGCACAGCCCTGCTCTGTGTACACACCATGCAGCTCTGCATGCACACCATGCAGCTCTGCGTGCACACCATGCAGCTCTGCGTGCACACCATGCAGCTCTGCGTGCACACCATGCAGCTCTGCGTGCACACCATGCAGCTCTGCGTGCACACCATGCAGCTCTGCGTGCACACCATGCAGCTCTGCGTGCACACCATGCAGCTCTGCGTGCACACCATGCAGCTCTGCGTGCACACCATGCAGCTCTGCGTGCACACCATGCAGCTCTGCGTGCACACCATGCAGCTCTGCGTGCACACCATGCAGCTCTGCGTGCACACCATGCAGCTCTGCGTGCACACCATGCAGCTCTGCGTGCACACCATGCAGCTCTGCGTGCACACCATGCAGCTCTGCGTGCACACCATGCAGCTCTGCGTGCACACCATGCAGCTCTGCGTGCACACCATGCAGCTCTGCGTGCACACCATGCAGCTCTGCGTGCACACCATGCAGCTCTGCGTGCACACCATGCAGCTCTGCGTGCACACCATGCAGCTCTGCGTGCACACCATGCAGCTCTGCGTGCACACCATGCAGCTCTGCGTGCACACCATGCAGCTCTGCGTGCACACCATGCAGCTCTGCGTGCACACCATGCAGCTCTGCGTGCACACCATGCAGCTCTGCGTGCACACCATGCAGCTCTGCGTGCACACCATGCAGCTCTGCGTGCACACCATGCAGCTCTGCGTGCACACCATGCAGCTCTGCGTGCACACCATGCAGCTCTGC GCATTCACACCTGTTTTCGAATACTTTTTCTGTAA